A genome region from Cognatishimia activa includes the following:
- the pgl gene encoding 6-phosphogluconolactonase: MKIEKYSDFDMMAIEVAQRIAGDLTVALHNADRAMLAVPGGTTPGPIFDDLCAADLDWSRVDVVLTDERWVPGDHPRSNTRLVRERLLVNRAASARMVPLYAETPEPEESLAGLMEAIEADLPIAVAVLGMGADMHTASLFPDSPDIAAALDAQAPILLPVRPESQPEARITLSARVLNGALAKHVVFKGQDKMDALQKARTLPHVEAPIAAVLDGATVHWTE, translated from the coding sequence ATGAAGATCGAAAAATACAGCGATTTTGACATGATGGCGATTGAGGTCGCCCAAAGAATCGCGGGGGATTTGACGGTCGCGCTGCATAATGCAGATCGCGCGATGCTGGCGGTGCCGGGTGGAACCACGCCAGGGCCGATTTTTGACGACCTCTGTGCTGCCGATCTCGATTGGTCGCGCGTCGATGTTGTGTTGACAGACGAACGTTGGGTACCGGGCGACCATCCGCGCTCAAACACGCGGCTGGTGCGCGAACGTCTGCTGGTCAATCGCGCGGCTTCGGCGCGGATGGTTCCGCTTTACGCAGAAACGCCGGAACCAGAAGAGTCACTCGCGGGGCTGATGGAGGCCATCGAGGCCGATCTGCCCATTGCCGTGGCGGTCTTGGGCATGGGCGCGGATATGCATACGGCGTCTTTGTTTCCCGATAGCCCCGACATCGCGGCAGCTTTGGACGCACAGGCGCCGATTTTGCTGCCGGTGCGCCCTGAAAGCCAGCCCGAAGCGCGGATCACGCTGTCGGCGCGGGTTCTGAATGGCGCGCTGGCCAAGCACGTCGTTTTCAAAGGGCAGGACAAGATGGATGCGCTCCAAAAGGCGCGGACTCTGCCCCATGTTGAGGCCCCCATCGCCGCCGTTTTGGACGGCGCAACAGTTCATTGGACGGAGTAA
- the gyrA gene encoding DNA gyrase subunit A, producing the protein MSDTPETPENEEENIVERMHHDGPTVTIEEEMQTSYLDYAMSVIVSRAIPDLRDGLKPVHRRILYAMHETGNSHEKAYRKSARPVGDVMGKYHPHGDGAIYDALVRMAQDFSMSLPLLDGQGNFGSMDGDNPAAMRYTEVRMDKPAAFMLADIEKDTVDFQDNYDGKDQEPTVLPSRFPNMLVNGAGGIAVGMATNIPPHNLGEVCDATLALIENPDLSSEDLIEYVPGPDFPTGGIMLGRSGARKAYLEGRGSVIIRAKTRVEEIRKDRYAIIIDEIPYQVNKASMIEKIAEQVREKKIEGVAHVQDESDRNGVRVVVELKRDATSEVVLNQLFRFTPMQTSFGCNMLALNGGRPEQLTLRAFLTSFIDFREEVVARRTAYELRKARERSHILCGLAVAVSNVDEIVATIRASADAAEAREKLMTRRWPAADIAGYIQLIDDPTHTMNDDGTYNLSETQARAILELRLQRLTQIGVKEVTDELEELAGKIKEYLEILSSRERIMGLISTELMEVKEKFAVDRRTEIVDWSGDMDDEDLIEREDMVVTVTSGGYIKRTALADFRAQKRGGKGISGMQTKEEDVVTTLFVANTHTQLLFFTTDGMVYKLKTWRLPLGGRTAKGKAIVNILPIPTGVSIAAIMPVDRDEKEWDDLQVVFATNRGTVRRNKLSDFTNVKSNGKIAMKFEGDSEDWSMIDARIASNDDDVMLVTKSGRAIRFPATDVRVFNSRASTGVRGVKLGDDDRVVSMSIIRHFDATSDERAAYLKMRRAVAGAVDDEAASDEEANENATISQERYAEMSAAENLILTITTGGAGKLSSSHDYPVRGRGGMGVAAMDKAMRGGALVASFPVEMGDQIMLATSKGQSIRVPVDGISFRSRSAGGVRVFNTGKGEEVVSVAWIAEQNEDDEGSEE; encoded by the coding sequence TTGAGCGACACGCCTGAAACCCCTGAAAACGAAGAAGAAAACATCGTAGAGCGCATGCATCACGACGGTCCAACTGTGACCATCGAAGAAGAGATGCAGACCTCATATCTCGATTACGCGATGAGCGTGATCGTGAGTCGCGCGATTCCTGACCTTCGGGACGGTCTGAAACCGGTCCACCGCCGCATTCTTTATGCGATGCACGAGACCGGAAACAGCCACGAAAAAGCCTATCGTAAATCCGCCCGTCCGGTCGGCGATGTCATGGGTAAATACCACCCGCATGGCGACGGCGCGATCTATGACGCGCTGGTTCGGATGGCGCAGGATTTCTCGATGTCTCTGCCTTTGCTGGACGGTCAGGGTAACTTTGGCTCGATGGACGGCGATAACCCGGCGGCGATGCGTTACACCGAGGTGCGCATGGACAAGCCGGCGGCCTTTATGCTGGCGGATATCGAAAAAGACACGGTCGATTTTCAGGACAACTACGACGGCAAAGACCAAGAGCCGACGGTTCTGCCTTCCCGCTTCCCGAACATGCTGGTCAACGGCGCGGGTGGTATTGCGGTGGGTATGGCCACCAATATTCCGCCTCACAACCTTGGCGAAGTTTGCGATGCCACGCTGGCTTTGATCGAAAACCCAGACCTGAGTTCCGAGGATCTGATCGAATACGTACCCGGCCCTGATTTCCCCACAGGCGGCATTATGCTGGGCCGCTCTGGCGCGCGGAAGGCCTATCTTGAGGGGCGCGGATCCGTCATCATCCGTGCCAAGACCCGCGTCGAAGAGATCCGCAAGGACCGCTACGCCATCATCATCGACGAGATCCCCTATCAGGTCAACAAAGCCTCGATGATCGAGAAAATCGCGGAACAGGTCCGCGAGAAAAAGATCGAAGGCGTGGCCCATGTGCAGGATGAATCAGACCGCAACGGCGTTCGCGTTGTTGTCGAGCTGAAACGAGACGCAACGTCAGAGGTCGTTCTGAACCAACTCTTCCGCTTCACACCGATGCAGACCTCCTTTGGCTGTAACATGCTGGCGCTGAATGGCGGCCGTCCAGAACAGCTAACTCTGCGGGCGTTTCTGACATCCTTCATCGACTTCCGCGAAGAAGTCGTCGCGCGCCGCACCGCTTACGAGCTGCGCAAGGCACGCGAACGCAGCCATATCCTCTGTGGTTTGGCGGTGGCTGTGTCCAATGTGGACGAAATCGTCGCCACGATCCGCGCCTCGGCCGACGCCGCCGAAGCACGCGAGAAACTGATGACCCGCCGTTGGCCTGCCGCTGACATCGCGGGCTATATCCAGCTGATTGACGACCCGACCCACACGATGAACGACGATGGGACCTATAACCTGTCTGAAACCCAGGCCCGCGCGATCTTAGAACTGCGTCTGCAACGTCTGACCCAGATTGGGGTCAAAGAGGTCACCGATGAGCTCGAAGAACTGGCAGGCAAGATCAAGGAATACCTTGAGATCCTTTCCTCACGTGAACGCATCATGGGTCTGATTTCCACCGAACTCATGGAAGTCAAAGAGAAATTCGCCGTCGACCGCCGCACCGAGATCGTCGATTGGTCCGGCGACATGGACGACGAAGACCTGATCGAACGCGAAGATATGGTCGTGACGGTCACCTCCGGCGGCTATATCAAACGCACCGCTCTGGCCGATTTCCGCGCGCAGAAACGCGGCGGCAAGGGTATTTCGGGCATGCAGACCAAAGAAGAGGACGTGGTCACGACCCTCTTTGTGGCCAACACCCATACGCAGCTCTTGTTCTTTACGACCGACGGTATGGTCTACAAACTGAAAACCTGGCGTTTGCCGCTGGGCGGACGCACGGCCAAGGGCAAGGCGATTGTGAATATCCTGCCGATCCCGACGGGCGTGTCTATTGCGGCAATCATGCCGGTCGACCGCGACGAGAAGGAATGGGACGACCTGCAGGTGGTCTTTGCCACCAACCGCGGCACTGTGCGGCGCAACAAGCTGTCTGACTTCACGAATGTGAAGTCCAACGGCAAAATTGCGATGAAATTTGAAGGCGATAGCGAAGATTGGTCCATGATCGACGCCCGCATTGCCTCTAACGATGACGACGTGATGCTGGTCACAAAATCCGGCCGCGCCATTCGCTTCCCGGCGACAGATGTACGGGTCTTTAACTCACGCGCGTCAACCGGTGTGCGGGGCGTGAAATTGGGCGACGATGACCGCGTGGTCTCCATGTCCATCATCCGCCACTTTGACGCCACCTCTGATGAACGCGCCGCCTACCTCAAAATGCGCCGCGCGGTTGCAGGCGCTGTTGATGACGAGGCGGCCAGCGACGAAGAGGCCAATGAAAACGCGACCATCAGCCAGGAACGCTATGCAGAGATGTCTGCTGCTGAAAACCTGATCCTTACGATCACCACAGGTGGCGCAGGCAAATTGTCCAGCTCGCATGATTACCCGGTGCGTGGTCGTGGCGGCATGGGCGTTGCGGCGATGGACAAAGCCATGCGCGGCGGCGCTCTGGTGGCGTCCTTCCCGGTTGAGATGGGTGATCAGATCATGCTCGCGACCTCTAAGGGTCAGTCGATCCGCGTGCCTGTCGATGGGATCTCCTTCCGGTCACGCTCTGCGGGTGGCGTACGCGTGTTTAACACCGGAAAAGGCGAAGAAGTCGTTTCTGTCGCGTGGATCGCCGAACAGAATGAAGACGATGAGGGCTCCGAAGAGTAA
- a CDS encoding radical SAM protein: MKDAVNFGKFQDPFVTAKGDTRAHVPLSDPQTLWFNTGTLCNIECENCYILSSPTNDALVYLTADEITDYLDQLEDRNWGVREIAFTGGEPYMNPEMNEMTRRCLERGYDVLVLTNAMMPMQRKKVKEGLLELNAAHPGKLTMRISVDHWSEELHDKERGKGSFGKTITGMEWLSENGFAMAVAGRTVWGETDADSRQGYADLYAKHGFDIDANNPGMTVLFPEMDETVEVPEITTDCWGILNKQPTDVMCSNSRMVVKHKGADAPSVIACTLLPYEKEFDMGRTLEEAEKSVQLNHPHCAKFCVLGGASCSA, encoded by the coding sequence ATGAAAGACGCGGTAAATTTCGGCAAGTTTCAGGATCCCTTTGTAACCGCAAAGGGCGACACCCGCGCGCATGTGCCACTGAGCGATCCGCAGACGCTGTGGTTCAACACAGGTACGCTCTGTAATATCGAATGTGAAAACTGCTATATCCTGAGCTCTCCAACCAATGACGCGCTGGTCTACCTGACGGCAGATGAGATCACCGACTATCTGGATCAGCTTGAGGACCGCAATTGGGGCGTGCGCGAAATCGCCTTTACGGGCGGTGAGCCTTACATGAACCCCGAAATGAACGAGATGACCCGCCGTTGTCTGGAACGTGGCTACGACGTCCTTGTTCTGACCAACGCCATGATGCCGATGCAGCGCAAGAAGGTGAAAGAAGGCCTTTTGGAGCTGAACGCCGCCCACCCCGGCAAGCTGACCATGCGCATTTCGGTCGACCATTGGTCCGAAGAGCTGCACGACAAAGAGCGCGGCAAGGGCAGCTTTGGCAAAACCATCACCGGCATGGAGTGGCTCAGCGAGAACGGGTTCGCCATGGCAGTCGCTGGGCGCACCGTTTGGGGCGAGACCGACGCGGACTCCCGTCAGGGCTATGCGGATCTTTATGCGAAACACGGGTTTGACATTGATGCGAATAATCCGGGCATGACCGTGCTTTTCCCGGAAATGGACGAAACCGTCGAAGTCCCCGAAATCACCACCGACTGCTGGGGTATTTTGAACAAGCAACCGACCGATGTCATGTGTTCAAACTCTCGCATGGTGGTCAAACACAAGGGGGCCGACGCCCCCAGCGTGATTGCCTGCACCCTGCTTCCATATGAGAAAGAATTCGACATGGGTCGCACGCTGGAAGAGGCCGAGAAATCCGTGCAACTTAACCACCCACATTGCGCGAAATTCTGTGTTTTGGGCGGAGCAAGCTGTTCGGCCTAA
- a CDS encoding methyltetrahydrofolate cobalamin methyltransferase — MTRTVVESGSKTAIIGFDQPFAVIGERINPTGRKILNAELEAGNFERVKADAIAQVEAGATILDINSGAVFSNKMAEDVRYADNNFVEPELMRQLVEVVQSVTDIPLCIDSSVPGALEAGLEAAKGRPLLNSVTGEEERLELVLPLVKKYNVPVVAISNDDTGISEDPEVRFAVAKKIVERAADFGIPAHDIVVDPLVMPIGAMGTAGLQVFELNRRLRNELGVNTTCGASNISFGLPNRHGINNAFLPMAMATGMTSAIMNPVALPVGPKKIAEKKAELEAAGIVIPADMDDEAFVTMFGMGSTKPRPGKEMEAIRAANFLTNNDDGGAAWIKFNAAPAKEGEEGGRGRRGGGRRRRA, encoded by the coding sequence ATGACCCGTACCGTTGTAGAATCCGGCTCTAAGACCGCCATTATCGGTTTTGATCAGCCATTTGCCGTCATCGGCGAACGCATCAACCCGACTGGCCGCAAGATCCTGAATGCCGAGCTGGAAGCAGGCAATTTTGAGCGCGTCAAAGCCGACGCCATTGCGCAGGTCGAGGCTGGCGCGACCATTCTGGACATCAACTCGGGCGCTGTGTTCAGCAATAAAATGGCCGAAGATGTGCGCTATGCGGACAACAACTTTGTTGAACCAGAGCTGATGCGTCAGCTGGTCGAAGTTGTGCAAAGCGTCACCGACATCCCGCTCTGTATCGACAGCTCTGTGCCTGGAGCTTTGGAAGCTGGTCTTGAGGCCGCCAAGGGTCGCCCGTTGCTGAACTCTGTGACCGGTGAGGAAGAGCGTCTGGAACTCGTGCTGCCTCTGGTCAAAAAATACAACGTACCTGTGGTTGCGATCTCCAACGACGACACCGGGATCTCTGAGGATCCAGAAGTGCGCTTTGCGGTTGCGAAAAAGATCGTAGAACGCGCGGCGGATTTCGGCATTCCAGCCCATGACATCGTGGTCGACCCTCTGGTGATGCCAATCGGCGCGATGGGCACCGCTGGTCTGCAGGTGTTTGAACTGAACCGCCGTCTGCGCAATGAGCTGGGTGTGAACACCACATGCGGTGCGTCCAACATCTCCTTCGGCCTGCCAAACCGCCACGGTATCAACAACGCCTTCCTGCCTATGGCAATGGCGACCGGCATGACCTCGGCGATTATGAACCCAGTGGCGCTGCCTGTGGGTCCAAAGAAGATCGCTGAAAAGAAAGCAGAGCTGGAAGCAGCGGGCATCGTGATCCCTGCGGATATGGATGATGAAGCCTTTGTGACCATGTTTGGTATGGGCTCCACCAAGCCACGTCCTGGGAAAGAAATGGAAGCGATCCGCGCGGCGAATTTCCTGACCAACAATGACGACGGTGGCGCGGCTTGGATCAAGTTCAACGCAGCCCCTGCGAAAGAAGGCGAAGAAGGTGGCCGCGGTCGCCGTGGCGGCGGACGTCGCCGTCGCGCCTAA
- the pgi gene encoding glucose-6-phosphate isomerase — protein MWDVLKAHQAQAPRIVDLFENSGRSKAFSITADGLYFDYAKTDITGACWEDLVRLAEQTEVVKWRDAMFAGEKINVTEDRAVLHTALRNLDGGPVEVDGEDVMPGVKEVVAKMGDFAEAVRSGEFKGQGGKITDVVNIGIGGSDLGPVMATIALKPYADGPRTHFISNVDGADLADTLDGLNPATTLVLVASKTFTTQETMMNATSVRDWMAKSVTDPAAQFAAISTNLEATAAFGIPAERVFGFEDWVGGRYSMWGPIGLSIMLAIGSNDFNDFLRGAQAMDQHFVTADLSQNMPIALALVGIWHHQIHGHATRAVLPYEQRLLRFPAYLQQMEMESNGKSVTRDGKEVSQTVGPIVWGEPGTNGQHAFYQLIHQGKQVVPCEFMVGAEGHEPELAHHHKAILANCLAQSEALLLGRSYEVAKERMAAAGHEGEALEAHAMQRVFAGNRPSTTLVYQKLTPFVLGQIVALYEHRVFVEGVILGINSYDQWGVELGKELANKLLPAVEEDADLSDVHPATSAIISKINALR, from the coding sequence ATGTGGGACGTGTTAAAAGCTCATCAGGCGCAAGCGCCTCGTATTGTTGATTTATTTGAAAATAGCGGGCGATCTAAGGCGTTTTCGATCACAGCAGATGGTCTCTATTTTGACTACGCAAAGACGGATATCACCGGGGCCTGCTGGGAAGATCTGGTGAGGCTTGCGGAGCAAACCGAGGTCGTGAAATGGCGCGACGCGATGTTTGCGGGCGAAAAGATCAACGTCACCGAGGATCGCGCGGTTCTGCACACCGCGCTGCGCAATCTGGACGGTGGGCCTGTGGAGGTTGACGGCGAAGACGTGATGCCGGGCGTCAAAGAGGTCGTGGCCAAGATGGGCGATTTTGCCGAGGCCGTGCGGTCTGGTGAGTTCAAAGGGCAGGGCGGTAAAATCACCGATGTGGTGAATATTGGGATCGGCGGGTCTGATCTGGGGCCGGTTATGGCTACGATTGCTTTGAAACCTTATGCCGACGGGCCACGCACGCATTTCATCTCGAATGTAGATGGAGCGGATTTGGCGGATACGCTCGATGGTCTGAACCCTGCGACGACCTTGGTTCTGGTGGCGTCCAAGACATTTACGACACAGGAAACCATGATGAACGCGACGTCTGTGCGGGATTGGATGGCAAAATCTGTGACTGATCCCGCGGCTCAGTTTGCGGCGATTTCTACGAACCTAGAGGCCACAGCGGCATTTGGAATTCCAGCGGAACGGGTCTTTGGGTTCGAAGATTGGGTCGGGGGCCGCTATTCTATGTGGGGTCCGATCGGTCTGTCGATCATGTTGGCTATTGGCTCAAATGATTTCAATGACTTCCTGCGTGGTGCTCAAGCAATGGATCAGCATTTCGTGACGGCTGATCTGTCACAAAACATGCCCATTGCCTTGGCTCTTGTAGGAATTTGGCACCATCAGATCCATGGGCACGCGACCCGGGCGGTCTTGCCCTATGAGCAGCGCCTTCTGCGCTTTCCGGCTTATCTGCAGCAGATGGAGATGGAGAGTAACGGCAAAAGCGTCACCCGCGATGGCAAAGAGGTCTCTCAGACTGTTGGTCCAATCGTCTGGGGAGAGCCCGGCACGAACGGACAGCACGCCTTTTATCAGCTGATCCATCAGGGCAAACAAGTTGTGCCATGTGAGTTCATGGTGGGCGCTGAAGGCCATGAGCCTGAGCTGGCGCATCACCACAAAGCTATTCTGGCCAATTGCTTAGCGCAATCAGAGGCCTTGCTCTTGGGGCGCAGCTATGAGGTTGCGAAAGAGCGGATGGCGGCTGCGGGTCATGAAGGAGAGGCGCTGGAGGCCCATGCAATGCAGCGGGTCTTTGCGGGCAATCGGCCGTCGACGACTTTGGTGTATCAGAAGCTGACGCCCTTTGTTTTGGGACAGATCGTGGCGCTGTATGAACATCGGGTCTTTGTCGAGGGGGTGATCCTCGGGATCAACTCTTATGACCAATGGGGTGTCGAGCTTGGGAAAGAGCTGGCGAATAAATTGCTGCCTGCCGTTGAGGAGGATGCGGATCTGAGTGATGTGCATCCCGCGACATCTGCAATCATCAGTAAAATCAATGCTCTGCGCTGA
- a CDS encoding methylenetetrahydrofolate reductase has translation MALLNFKKKTESGTVVTPEVEAFLDGYSIEVMPRTAEKVEDFRDLLPQGTRVYIAHIEGTPIEDMVKTAARIAGEGYNVMPHFPARIIKDKATLENWIAMYQGEAGVKQALLLAGGVTTPHGDFDSSMQLLETGLFDKAGFTNLHVAGHPEGNKDIDPDGSTKNVDDALRWKNKFNETTDASMALATQFAFDAKPIIAWADGLKEAGIDLPIHIGIAGPAKLQTLIKFAIACGVGPSLKVLQKRAMDVTKLLLPYEPTDVIAELAAHKAANPDFNIEKVHFFPLGGIKTNAKWAIDNGGSSTKPVNG, from the coding sequence ATGGCGCTTTTGAACTTTAAAAAGAAAACCGAGTCCGGCACCGTTGTGACGCCGGAGGTTGAGGCCTTTCTGGATGGCTATTCCATCGAGGTCATGCCGCGCACCGCAGAAAAGGTCGAGGATTTCCGCGACCTGCTGCCCCAGGGCACCCGTGTCTATATCGCCCATATCGAAGGCACTCCTATTGAGGACATGGTGAAGACCGCCGCGCGTATCGCTGGCGAAGGCTATAACGTCATGCCGCATTTCCCAGCGCGCATCATCAAAGACAAAGCCACGCTGGAAAACTGGATCGCCATGTATCAGGGCGAAGCCGGCGTGAAACAGGCGCTTTTGCTGGCCGGTGGTGTAACCACGCCGCATGGCGATTTTGACAGCTCTATGCAGCTTTTGGAAACCGGTCTCTTTGACAAAGCAGGTTTCACCAATCTGCACGTCGCAGGCCACCCTGAGGGCAACAAAGACATCGACCCAGATGGCTCTACAAAGAACGTCGACGACGCGCTGCGCTGGAAAAACAAGTTCAACGAGACCACCGATGCTTCTATGGCGCTGGCAACCCAATTTGCCTTTGACGCAAAGCCGATCATCGCCTGGGCGGACGGTCTGAAAGAGGCCGGCATCGACCTGCCGATCCACATCGGCATCGCCGGCCCTGCGAAACTGCAGACCCTGATCAAATTCGCCATCGCCTGCGGCGTTGGCCCTTCGCTGAAGGTCCTTCAGAAACGCGCGATGGATGTGACCAAACTCTTGCTGCCTTACGAGCCAACCGATGTGATCGCCGAGCTCGCCGCCCACAAAGCTGCGAACCCGGATTTCAATATCGAGAAGGTGCATTTCTTCCCACTGGGCGGCATCAAAACAAACGCAAAATGGGCCATCGACAACGGCGGTTCCTCTACGAAACCTGTGAACGGATAA
- a CDS encoding carboxypeptidase M32, with product MSSFNDLMAFQRETQALGQVAGRLGWDQETMMPRGSAPQRAEEMAAMETVLHARRIDPRVAEWIASIDASDLDEAGQAQLREVTRSYERTQKVPVELASQLARVTSKAQGIWAQARADEDVAAFQPILEEVVNLRRQEAEALAAGGDPYDALLEDYEPYTQASEIAAIFDAMRPRLVALRGACLEAEAPAALTGHFPEAVQLKLSHELAAAFGYSFDKGRIDKAVHPFSSGSGIDVRITTRVDEADPFNCFYSTIHEVGHACYEQNISQDYLLTPLGRGVSMGVHESQSRIYENQIGRGRAFTGWLFEQMQAAFGDFGIASADEFYRSVNRVKQGYIRTEADEVQYNLHVMLRFGLERALMAGDLQVADLEAAWNDRFESDFGYAVDKPSNGVLQDVHWSVGLFGYFPTYSLGNVYAGCLNAAMRAAVPDLDQQLARGDTSAATGWLGENLQQHGGLRKPVDTIMHATGSEVSPVPLLDYLELKFGEIYGL from the coding sequence ATGAGTTCTTTCAATGATTTGATGGCTTTCCAGCGCGAAACTCAAGCGCTGGGTCAAGTGGCTGGGCGTCTGGGATGGGATCAGGAAACCATGATGCCGCGTGGGTCTGCGCCGCAACGGGCAGAAGAAATGGCCGCGATGGAGACGGTTTTACATGCGCGCCGGATTGATCCTCGGGTTGCGGAGTGGATCGCCTCGATTGATGCGTCAGACCTCGACGAAGCAGGGCAAGCTCAGCTGCGTGAAGTGACGCGCAGCTATGAGCGGACGCAAAAGGTGCCCGTGGAATTGGCGAGCCAGCTCGCGCGGGTGACGTCAAAGGCGCAAGGTATCTGGGCACAGGCGCGGGCGGATGAGGATGTGGCTGCCTTCCAGCCGATCCTTGAGGAAGTGGTGAACTTGCGTCGTCAGGAAGCGGAGGCGCTGGCGGCGGGCGGTGATCCCTATGATGCGCTTTTGGAAGACTACGAGCCTTATACTCAGGCATCAGAAATCGCCGCCATCTTTGATGCGATGCGTCCGCGGTTGGTGGCTTTGCGTGGCGCGTGTTTAGAGGCTGAGGCACCTGCAGCCTTGACCGGACATTTCCCCGAAGCAGTGCAGTTGAAACTGAGCCATGAGCTGGCGGCGGCTTTTGGCTATAGCTTTGATAAGGGGCGCATTGATAAGGCCGTGCATCCGTTCAGCTCTGGATCGGGCATTGATGTGCGGATCACGACGCGCGTAGACGAGGCAGATCCATTTAATTGTTTTTATTCGACAATTCACGAAGTCGGGCATGCCTGCTATGAGCAGAATATTTCTCAGGACTATCTGCTGACGCCTTTGGGACGTGGCGTGTCGATGGGCGTGCATGAGAGCCAGAGCCGGATTTATGAGAACCAAATCGGGCGGGGGCGTGCCTTTACCGGATGGCTGTTTGAGCAGATGCAGGCCGCGTTTGGAGACTTTGGGATTGCCTCGGCAGACGAGTTCTATCGCTCGGTCAACCGTGTGAAGCAGGGCTATATCCGCACCGAAGCCGATGAGGTGCAGTATAACCTACACGTCATGCTGCGCTTTGGGTTAGAGCGCGCGTTGATGGCGGGTGATCTGCAGGTTGCGGATCTAGAGGCTGCCTGGAATGACCGATTTGAGAGCGATTTTGGCTATGCGGTCGATAAGCCGTCCAACGGTGTCTTGCAGGATGTGCATTGGTCGGTGGGGCTCTTTGGGTATTTCCCGACCTATTCTTTGGGCAATGTCTATGCGGGCTGTTTGAATGCGGCGATGCGGGCGGCGGTGCCGGATCTGGATCAGCAGTTGGCGCGGGGGGATACCTCGGCGGCGACGGGATGGCTGGGTGAGAATCTGCAGCAGCATGGTGGGTTGAGAAAACCGGTTGATACGATCATGCATGCGACTGGATCAGAGGTGTCACCTGTGCCTTTGCTTGATTATCTTGAGTTGAAGTTCGGTGAGATATACGGCCTGTAA
- the zwf gene encoding glucose-6-phosphate dehydrogenase encodes MVSRIIPVETFDLVIFGGTGDLARRKILPGLFKRFCDGQMPVGSRIIAAARSDLDLSGFQDFVVQAVEDALGTPDADQISGFVDTLDYVTIDALGEEGWADLAAKLPAFDKVRAFYFSVGPSLFEALAERLHKHGLVDTETRIVVEKPFGRDQESAKALNATLRRHFDESQIYRIDHYLGKETVQNLMAVRFGNMLFEPLWNSQYIDHIQISVAEDVGVGGRGAYYDKSGAMRDMVQNHLMQLLCLTAMEPPSFFEPDAVRDEKLKVIRALTPVEPHHIVRGQYTDSSDEVTYREDVGDPRSRTESYIALKCHVSNWRWAGTPFYLRTGKRLKARDSEINVVFKQTPHSIFGPEAGEHHNELRIQLQPDEGINLRVTIKEPGPGGMRLMDVPLDMSFAEALGEDADTPDAYERLIMDVIRGNQTLFMRDDEVEAAWAWTDPIIQGWEARHDVPKPYESFSNGPTDADLLIERDGRNWREIGR; translated from the coding sequence ATGGTTTCGCGTATTATTCCGGTTGAGACATTCGATCTGGTGATTTTTGGGGGCACAGGCGATCTGGCGCGCCGGAAAATCCTGCCGGGGCTGTTTAAACGGTTCTGCGATGGGCAGATGCCGGTTGGGTCTCGGATTATTGCGGCTGCGCGGTCTGATCTGGATCTGTCTGGGTTTCAGGATTTCGTGGTTCAGGCGGTCGAGGATGCGCTTGGCACGCCGGATGCCGATCAGATCTCGGGCTTTGTCGACACGCTGGACTATGTGACCATCGACGCGTTGGGCGAAGAGGGCTGGGCGGATCTGGCGGCGAAACTGCCTGCCTTTGACAAGGTGCGCGCGTTTTACTTCTCGGTCGGCCCGAGCTTGTTTGAAGCGCTCGCCGAACGCCTTCACAAACATGGGTTGGTGGATACGGAAACGCGGATCGTCGTCGAAAAGCCATTTGGCCGCGATCAAGAGAGTGCCAAGGCCCTGAACGCCACGCTGCGTCGCCATTTTGATGAGAGCCAGATTTACCGCATCGACCATTACCTTGGTAAAGAAACAGTGCAAAACCTGATGGCCGTGCGCTTTGGCAATATGCTCTTTGAGCCGCTCTGGAACAGTCAATACATTGATCACATTCAGATTTCTGTCGCCGAGGACGTGGGTGTCGGGGGGCGTGGTGCCTATTATGACAAGTCGGGTGCCATGCGGGATATGGTGCAAAACCACCTGATGCAGCTCTTGTGTTTGACCGCCATGGAGCCGCCGTCCTTCTTTGAACCAGACGCGGTGCGGGACGAAAAACTCAAGGTCATTCGCGCGCTGACACCGGTTGAGCCGCACCACATCGTGCGAGGCCAATATACGGACAGTTCTGACGAGGTGACCTATCGCGAGGACGTGGGCGATCCGCGGTCTCGGACGGAAAGCTACATTGCTTTGAAATGCCACGTCAGCAATTGGCGTTGGGCAGGCACGCCGTTTTATCTGCGCACGGGCAAACGGCTGAAGGCGCGCGATAGCGAGATCAATGTGGTCTTCAAGCAGACGCCGCATTCGATTTTCGGCCCCGAGGCGGGCGAGCATCACAACGAATTGCGCATTCAATTGCAGCCCGACGAAGGTATTAACCTGCGCGTGACCATCAAGGAACCGGGGCCTGGGGGCATGCGCTTGATGGATGTGCCTCTGGACATGAGCTTTGCTGAGGCCTTGGGCGAGGACGCCGACACGCCCGACGCTTATGAGCGGCTGATCATGGACGTGATCCGGGGCAATCAGACGCTGTTCATGCGCGACGACGAGGTCGAGGCCGCCTGGGCCTGGACCGACCCGATCATTCAGGGCTGGGAGGCGCGTCACGATGTGCCAAAGCCTTATGAGAGCTTTTCTAACGGCCCGACAGACGCGGATCTTTTGATCGAACGCGACGGGCGCAACTGGCGGGAAATTGGTCGATGA